From Quercus lobata isolate SW786 chromosome 1, ValleyOak3.0 Primary Assembly, whole genome shotgun sequence, one genomic window encodes:
- the LOC115988906 gene encoding uncharacterized protein LOC115988906 — translation MICVLSRFARQDSLGQVAQSLHTSLYRNNLPAVRQYLETFAINIYLKFPPLVGENLVPILRDYDMRPQALSSYVFIAANVILHASEAVQYRHLDELLPPIVPLLTSHHHSLRGFTQLLVYQVLCKLFPTLGSRASQTMPLEKRCFEDLKLYLANNSDCRRLRASMEGYLDAYDPKISVTPAGIFINRVEELEFECVPISLLEQVLTFLNDVREDLRCSMARDVVTIKNESLDPHRMDLSSNAKGENLLIQQPKDTCLDFQKKVTLSKHEKNETSVSSFFGNKEIYEQLVEMEKDDQLLDQLLQSRSLAMERVKASQQTFILVASLLDRIPNLAGLARTCEVFKASGLAIADANILSDKQFQLISVTAEKWVPIIEVPVNSVKVFLEKKKREGFSILGLEQTANSIPLDQYVFPTKTVLVLGREKEGIPVDIIHILDACIEIPQLGVVRSLNVHVSGAIALWEYTRQQRSQ, via the exons ATGATATGTGTCTTATCACGATTTGCTCGTCAAGATTCACTTGGGCAAGTTGCACAAAGCTTGCACACATCCCTTTAT AGAAACAATTTACCTGCTGTCCGGCAATACTTAGAGACATTTGCAATAAATATTTACTTGAAGTTTCCTCCATTG GTTGGAGAGAATTTAGTTCCTATACTACGAGATTATGACATGAGGCCCCAG GCACTCTCTTCTTATGTATTTATAGCAGCTAATGTCATCCTCCATGCATCTGAAGCAGTTCAATATAGGCATTTGGATGAATTACTTCCTCCTATAGTTCCATTATTGACATCACATCACCACAGCTTACGTGGTTTCACCCAG TTACTAGTATACCAAGTTCTTTGCAAACTGTTTCCTACTTTGGGTTCTAGAGCCTCTCAAACAATGCCTTTAGAGAAAAGATGCTTTGAGGATTTGAAATTATACCTGGCAAATAACTCTGATTGCAGGCG CTTACGAGCATCAATGGAAGGATATCTTGACGCCTATGATCCCAAAATCTCCGTCACTCCAGCAGGAATTTTCATCAATCGGGTTGAG GAACTCGAGTTCGAATGCGTCCCAATATCCCTTTTGGAGCAAGTACTCACCTTCCTAAAT GATGTCAGGGAAGATCTTAGATGTTCAATGGCAAGGGATGTGGTGACTATCAAGAATGAGAGCTTAGATCCTCACCGCATGGATCTATCATCTAATGCCAAAGGAGAAAATTTGCTTATCCAGCAGCCTAAAGATACttgtttggattttcaaaagAAGGTTACTCTCTCCAAACATGAGAAGAATGAAACCAGTGTTAGTTCCTTCTTCGGCAACAAAGAAATTTATGAACAACTTGTCG AAATGGAAAAGGATGATCAGCTTCTAGATCAGCTGTTGCAGTCTAGAAGTCTGGCTATGGAAAGAGTAAAAGCTAGTCAGCAAACTTTTATCCTAGTAGCATCACTACTTGATCGTATACCTAACCTTGCTGGATTGGCACGAACATGTGAG GTATTTAAGGCATCAGGATTGGCCATTGCAGATGCAAATATATTAAGTGATAAACAGTTCCAACTCATCAG TGTGACAGCAGAGAAGTGGGTTCCTATCATAGAAGTCCCTGTGAATAGTGTGAAAGTTTTCTTGGAGAAAAAGAAACGAGAAGGCTTCTCTATATTGGGGTTAGAGCAAACTGCAAATAGTATACCTCTTGACCAGTATGTCTTTCCCACAAAGACA GTCCTTGTCCTTGGGCGTGAAAAGGAGGGTATACCTGTGGATATAATACATATTTTAGATGCTTGCATTGAGATTCCACAATTGGGAGTTGTTAGATCTCTCAATGTTCATGTCAGTGGTGCCATTGCTCTCTGGGAGTATACTCGGCAGCAAAGGTCCCAATAG